Proteins from one Cryptomeria japonica chromosome 4, Sugi_1.0, whole genome shotgun sequence genomic window:
- the LOC131875155 gene encoding uncharacterized protein LOC131875155, protein MEDETWLLDLSQYFSMQPYSSNTKARCAIMHLCDFASTWWRIEERKIGLDITTISWELFLERFRARFLSEHWRQRKADEFHNLRQDRMIVDEYEQRFFELRQYIEIVADETMFVYHFVRGLKDYICREVCMHEPKTLHATIEKARIIEENHSSSAGDTIGG, encoded by the coding sequence ATGGAGGATGAGACATGGTTATTGGATCTGAGTCAGTATTTTTCTATGCAGCCATATAGCAGCAACACTAAGGCTAGGTGCGCCATCATGCACCTATGTGACTTCGCTTCCACTTGGTGGCGTATAGAGGAGAGGAAGATAGGGCTAGACATTACCACAATTTCTTGGGAGTTGTTTTTGGAGAGATTCCGAGCTAGATTTCTGTCAGAGCATTGGAGACAGCGTAAGGCTGATGAGTTCCACAATTTGAGACAGGATAGGATGATAGTTGATGAGTATGAGCAAAGATTCTTTGAGCTCAGACAGTACATAGAGATAGTGGCAGATGAGACTATGTTTGTATATCACTTTGTGCGGGGTCTCAAGGATTATATTTGTAGAGAGGTTTGCATGCATGAACCTAAGACCTTACATGCCACCATAGAGAAGGCAAGGATCATCGAGGAGAATCACTCCTCGAGTGCAGGGGATACTATAGGAGGATAG